One Malus domestica chromosome 11, GDT2T_hap1 genomic region harbors:
- the LOC103448720 gene encoding probable aminotransferase TAT2, producing MENRTSDLQAAPVDTTSTTITIKGILSLLLQNVDENDGRRLISLGMGDPTAFSCFHTTHVSQEAVVDALQSDKFNGYAPTVGLPQTRRAIAEYLSRDLPYKLTSDDVFVTSGCTQAIDVALAMLARPGANILLPKPCFPIYELCSAFRHLEIRHFDLLQENAWEVDLDAVEALADHNTVAMVIINPGNPCGNVYSYQHLEKIAETAKKLRIPVIADEVYGHLAFGDKPFVPMGVFGSTVPVLTLGSLSKRWIVPGWRLGWFVTTDPCGMFRIPKVIERIKKYFDILGGPATFIQAAVPRILQQTEEAFFKKTLYLLKQSSDICWDRINEIPCLTCPSKPEGSMAVMVKLDLSLLEDINDDIEFCFKLVKEENVIFLPGTAVGLTSWIRVTFAADPSSIEEALRRTKSFYQRHARKL from the exons ATGGAAAACCGCACCTCGGACCTCCAAGCTGCACCAGTGGACACCACTTCTACGACAATCACCATCAAAGGCATCCTCAGCTTGCTGCTGCAGAATGTCGACGAAAACGACGGCAGACGCCTGATTTCTTTGGGCATGGGCGACCCGACTGCCTTCTCTTGCTTCCACACGACGCATGTTTCGCAGGAAGCTGTAGTCGACGCCCTCCAGTCCGACAAGTTCAATGGCTATGCACCCACTGTTGGTCTTCCTCAAACCAGAAG AGCAATTGCTGAGTATCTGTCTCGTGATCTTCCATACAAGTTAACATCTGATGATGTTTTTGTCACATCTGGTTGCACACAAGCCATTGATGTCGCGTTGGCAATGCTTGCTCGCCCCGGTGCCAATATCTTGCTTCCAAAGCCATGCTTCCCTATTTATGAACTTTGTTCTGCTTTTAGACATCTTGAAATTCGACATTTCGATCTCCTGCAAGAGAATGCATGGGAGGTTGACCTTGATGCTGTTGAAGCTCTTGCAGATCACAACACGGTTGCAATGGTAATTATAAACCCCGGGAATCCTTGTGGGAATGTGTACAGTTACCAACATCTGGAGAAG ATCGCAGAAACTGCAAAAAAGCTCCGAATTCCTGTAATTGCTGATGAAGTTTATGGGCATCTTGCTTTTGGGGATAAACCATTTGTGCCAATGGGAGTTTTTGGATCAACTGTTCCGGTTCTTACTCTCGGGTCCCTGTCAAAGAGATGGATAGTTCCTGGATGGCGACTTGGTTGGTTTGTGACGACTGATCCATGTGGCATGTTTAGAATACCCAAG GTTATTGAGCGCATCAAGAAGTATTTTGACATCTTGGGAGGGCCTGCAACTTTCATTCAG GCAGCAGTTCCTCGCATCCTTCAACAAACCGAAGAGGCTTTCTTCAAGAAAACTCTCTATTTGCTGAAGCAGTCCTCAGACATTTGCTGGGATAGGATAAATGAGATCCCTTGTCTTACCTGTCCGAGCAAACCAGAAGGATCCATGGCCGTAATG GTGAAACTAGACCTTTCGCTACTGGAAGATATCAATGATGATATCGAGTTTTGTTTCAAGCTCGTCAAAGAGGAAAACGTTATCTTTCTTCCAG GAACAGCAGTAGGGCTGACCAGTTGGATACGCGTTACATTTGCTGCTGATCCATCTTCCATTGAAGAAGCTTTGAGGAGGACAAAGTCTTTCTACCAAAGGCATGCCAGAAAATTATAG
- the LOC103430141 gene encoding D-amino-acid transaminase, chloroplastic-like: MASHSPSSEKKSDTLEVGDVNDFKVHVFKSSSELLEKLHDKWSQVEKKPYPAMFSSTYGGIILDPALMVIPIDDHMVHRGHGVFDTAVILNGFIYELDVHLNRFLRSSSNAKISSPFPRSTLRTILVQLAAASQIKKGSLRYWLSAGPGNFLLSPTDLPTPAFYAVVIDEDFSQCKEGVKVITSTIPMKSPEFATMKNVNYLPNVLAKLEAEEKGANASIWVDEEGYIAEGPNVNVAFITHDKELIVPFFDKILSGCTVLRMLELAPKLVEQGRLKAIRTANLTVEEAKNSAEMMYVGSTLPVLPIIAWDEQPIGDGKVGELTMALSDLVWEDMTAGPVGTQRTAVPYTE, encoded by the exons ATGGCAAGCCACAGCCCTTCTTCCGAAAAGAAATCAG ATACATTGGAGGTTGGAGATGTCAATGATTTCAAAGTTCATGTGTTCAAATCATCATCCGAG TTGCTTGAAAAGCTGCATGACAAGTGGAGCCAAGTTGAAAAGAAACCATACCCAGCCATGTTCTCGAGCACTTATGGTGGAATTATTCTTGATCCAGCTTTGATGGTGATTCCAATTGACGATCACATGGTTCATCGAGGCCATGGTGTGTTTGACACAGCGGTTATCTTAAACGG ATTCATCTATGAACTTGATGTCCACCTAAACCGCTTCCTAAGATCATCTTCAAATGCGAAGATCTCCTCTCCTTTCCCTCGATCAACTCTTCGAACCATTCTTGTGCAACTGGCTGCAGCATCACAGATCAAGAAGGGATCTCTAAGATATTGGCTGAGTGCAGGTCCCGGAAACTTCTTGCTCTCTCCTACAGACCTGCCAACACCCGCTTTCTATGCAGTAGTAATTGATGAGGACTTTTCTCAGTGCAAAGAAGGGGTTAAAGTGATCACATCCACCATTCCCATGAAATCACCTGAGTTTGCAACAATGAAGAACGTGAACTACCTTCCAAATGTCCTTGCAAAATTGGAAGCCGAAGAGAAGGGAGCAAATGCTTCCATATGGGTTGATGAGGAAGGTTACATAGCAGAAGGTCCAAATGTGAATGTCGCTTTTATAACTCATGACAAGGAGCTTATAGTGCCCTTCTTCGATAAGATCCTTAGTGGGTGCACCGTGCTAAGGATGCTTGAACTAGCACCGAAGTTGGTTGAGCAGGGGCGCCTTAAAGCTATAAGGACTGCAAATCTAACTGTGGAAGAAGCCAAAAACTCAGCTGAAATGATGTATGTAGGAAGCACACTTCCTGTTTTGCCAATTATCGCGTGGGATGAACAACCTATTGGAGATG GAAAGGTGGGAGAATTGACAATGGCACTCTCAGATCTTGTTTGGGAGGATATGACAGCAGGTCCGGTTGGTACGCAGAGGACTGCTGTTCCTTATACCGAGTAA
- the LOC103413305 gene encoding uncharacterized protein At4g28440-like produces MSTSTKTAPSQTPQQSNAKPGLRKPVFTKVELLKPETSGHTLVAKVLSSNPVLQKGRSVSQHLRQTRISECLIGDETGTILFTARNDQVDLMKPGATVILRNARIDMFKGSMRLAVDKWGRIEVTEPANFVVKEDNNLSLVEYELVNVQEEGGAPPGN; encoded by the exons ATGTCGACGTCCACCAAAACGGCACCGTCTCAGACACCCCAGCAGAGCAATGCCAAGCCTGGTCTCAGGAAGCCCGTGTTCACCAAGGTCGAGTTGCTCAAGCCGGAGACCAGCGGCCACACGCTCGTCGCCAAGGTCCTGAGCTCGAACCCTGTGCTGCAGAAGGGCCGATCGGTGTCGCAGCACCTTCGCCAGACTCGAATCTCTGAGTGCTTGATTGGGGACGAGACTGGGACCATTCTCTTCACTGCCAGGAACGATCAAG TTGACTTGATGAAGCCTGGTGCAACTGTAATTCTCCGCAATGCAAGGATTGACATGTTCAAGGGATCGATGAGGCTAGCAGTTGATAAATGGGGACGTATTGAGGTCACTGAACCTGCAAACTTTGTAGTCAAAGAGGATAACAATCTCTCTCTAGTGGAATATGAGCTGGTGAATGTTCAGGAGGAAGGAGGGGCGCCGCCTGGCAATTAG